The following proteins are encoded in a genomic region of Fervidobacterium pennivorans DSM 9078:
- a CDS encoding sulfide/dihydroorotate dehydrogenase-like FAD/NAD-binding protein, translating into MNQEELNNVILRKRKLAYGVHDVWIKNDLIGRQAKPGQFVIVRISEKGERIPLTIAESNGEAFRIVVKAVGKSTYELCSLNEGDILYDVVGPLGKPSEIKYHGNVLIIGGGVGIAAILPIAKALKSAGNNITVIIGARTIQDLILRDEFTFADKLLPTTDDGSFGYKGNVIDAMKIELEKENYNVIWSIGPAIMMKLSSEIATKYNIPIWVSLNSIMIDGTGMCGGCRTVIKTDNSEKIQYVCVDGPEFDGRYVDWDSFIKRLNQYKEQEKLALERYLKEVGEPTWL; encoded by the coding sequence ATGAACCAAGAAGAGCTTAACAACGTGATATTGCGTAAGCGTAAATTAGCCTACGGAGTTCATGATGTCTGGATTAAAAATGATCTCATTGGTAGACAAGCTAAACCTGGTCAGTTTGTTATAGTGAGGATAAGTGAAAAAGGCGAACGCATACCTCTAACGATAGCCGAGTCCAATGGTGAAGCGTTCAGAATCGTTGTCAAAGCGGTTGGGAAATCCACATACGAACTGTGCTCGCTCAACGAAGGCGATATACTTTACGATGTAGTTGGACCACTCGGTAAGCCAAGTGAAATTAAGTATCATGGAAACGTACTAATAATCGGTGGTGGAGTTGGAATAGCCGCTATATTACCAATTGCAAAAGCGCTAAAAAGTGCAGGCAACAACATAACAGTTATAATTGGAGCAAGAACAATCCAAGATTTGATATTAAGAGATGAATTCACATTTGCCGATAAACTTTTACCAACAACAGACGATGGAAGTTTCGGATACAAAGGTAACGTGATAGATGCCATGAAAATCGAGCTTGAAAAAGAAAATTACAACGTAATTTGGTCGATAGGACCAGCTATCATGATGAAACTTTCAAGTGAAATTGCCACAAAATACAACATTCCCATTTGGGTTTCGTTGAATTCTATCATGATAGATGGTACTGGTATGTGTGGTGGTTGCCGAACGGTGATAAAAACTGATAATTCCGAAAAGATACAGTACGTATGCGTTGATGGACCAGAATTCGATGGTAGATACGTTGATTGGGATAGCTTCATCAAAAGGCTAAACCAATACAAAGAACAAGAAAAATTGGCTCTTGAAAGATATCTGAAAGAAGTTGGTGAACCTACATGGCTGTGA
- the gltA gene encoding NADPH-dependent glutamate synthase produces MAVKDRVHVPEQPAEIRKTNFLEVSLGYTPELAQQEASRCLQCKIPTCISGCPVGIDIPGFIKEIAKGNFEGSYKILKSYNYLPAICGRVCPQEVQCEGLCILNKIGRSINIGALERFVADWADENNIEYENENTKFQFNISKAKDKKVAIIGSGPAGLTVASELGRYGFTVDIYEALHEFGGVLTYGIPEFRLPKSIVKKEIAALEKLDVRFFKNIPVGYAISVKEILESYDAVFIGVGAGTPKFMGIPGSELNGVYSANEFLTRINLMRAYKFPEYDTPIRIGKKVAVIGGGNTAMDAARSALRLGADVTIIYRRTEAEMPARKAEIEHAKEEGVKFYTLATPVKYIGDENGNLVAIECIRMELGAPDESGRRRPVEIPNSNFILEMDTVIEAIGTEANKFLLSQFPDLKTNKYGYIITDEYGQTSNPKVFAGGDIVTGSATVILAMGAGKKAAQGIMKFLSENR; encoded by the coding sequence ATGGCTGTGAAAGACAGAGTCCACGTGCCAGAACAACCTGCTGAAATAAGAAAAACTAACTTTTTGGAAGTATCGCTCGGTTACACACCAGAATTGGCGCAACAGGAAGCCTCACGATGCTTACAATGTAAAATACCAACGTGTATATCCGGTTGTCCGGTCGGTATCGATATACCGGGCTTTATTAAAGAGATAGCTAAGGGTAATTTCGAAGGTTCGTATAAGATTTTAAAATCTTACAATTATCTGCCAGCAATATGTGGACGTGTATGTCCACAAGAGGTACAATGCGAGGGGTTATGCATTTTAAATAAAATTGGAAGATCAATCAACATAGGTGCACTTGAACGATTCGTCGCAGATTGGGCGGATGAAAACAACATCGAATACGAAAATGAAAATACTAAATTTCAATTCAACATAAGCAAAGCAAAAGATAAGAAAGTGGCTATAATCGGCTCTGGACCAGCCGGATTGACGGTTGCATCTGAACTTGGTAGATATGGTTTCACCGTGGATATATACGAAGCCCTGCACGAATTCGGCGGTGTATTGACGTACGGTATACCAGAATTCAGATTACCAAAATCGATAGTCAAAAAAGAAATTGCCGCACTTGAAAAACTCGATGTGCGATTTTTCAAGAATATACCAGTTGGATACGCTATATCCGTTAAGGAAATCCTCGAATCTTACGATGCCGTTTTCATCGGTGTCGGTGCTGGCACACCTAAATTTATGGGCATACCCGGAAGTGAGTTGAACGGTGTGTATTCTGCCAACGAATTTTTAACAAGGATAAACCTTATGAGAGCGTACAAATTCCCGGAGTACGATACACCTATACGAATCGGCAAAAAAGTGGCTGTAATCGGTGGTGGAAACACCGCAATGGATGCAGCAAGAAGTGCTCTAAGACTTGGTGCAGACGTCACTATAATATACCGTCGAACAGAAGCAGAAATGCCAGCGAGAAAAGCGGAAATCGAACATGCGAAAGAAGAGGGTGTTAAATTTTACACACTCGCAACACCTGTCAAGTACATCGGTGATGAAAATGGTAATTTGGTAGCTATCGAATGTATCAGGATGGAACTTGGCGCGCCTGATGAAAGTGGTAGAAGACGACCTGTTGAGATTCCAAACAGTAACTTTATCTTGGAAATGGATACAGTTATCGAAGCGATAGGTACTGAAGCGAATAAATTTCTGCTCAGTCAATTTCCAGATTTAAAGACAAACAAATACGGTTACATAATAACAGACGAATACGGTCAGACAAGTAATCCGAAAGTCTTCGCTGGAGGAGATATTGTAACAGGTTCAGCAACAGTTATCTTAGCCATGGGAGCTGGTAAAAAAGCTGCGCAAGGTATAATGAAATTCCTATCAGAAAACAGATGA
- a CDS encoding SPASM domain-containing protein: MTLDGPRELHNARRPRKDGASSWDRIMDNMSKIFCYSNSTVVIHTVLDETNSNFYYKKMLDELVEIFGVKVLSERVIFNIGLLTNPENGGLSLKGINICQKEYAEKYVEAVKSVINFGFRIIDFLNVWPCTYKKESDLVLAPNGDVYNCISGIGVSNFKIANYEEIMSNEEIFIKKYANFLESISHDKTCMSCTFLPICDGGCKYNSFLKQTPKDCWKEFLETLYSSDLIELYVLNQERVIVP, encoded by the coding sequence TTGACATTAGATGGTCCAAGAGAGCTCCATAATGCAAGACGTCCACGAAAAGATGGGGCAAGTAGTTGGGACAGAATAATGGATAACATGAGTAAAATATTTTGTTATTCAAATTCAACTGTGGTGATTCATACCGTTTTAGATGAGACAAACTCTAATTTTTATTACAAGAAGATGCTAGACGAGCTCGTTGAGATATTCGGAGTGAAAGTATTATCAGAAAGGGTTATTTTTAATATTGGTTTATTAACGAATCCAGAAAATGGTGGATTATCATTAAAAGGAATCAATATTTGTCAAAAAGAGTACGCCGAAAAATACGTTGAAGCAGTCAAATCTGTGATTAATTTTGGCTTTAGGATCATCGATTTTCTAAATGTTTGGCCTTGCACATACAAAAAAGAATCCGACCTTGTCTTAGCTCCGAATGGTGATGTATACAATTGTATTTCTGGAATTGGAGTAAGTAATTTCAAAATCGCAAATTACGAAGAGATAATGTCTAACGAAGAGATATTCATTAAAAAATATGCTAATTTCTTAGAATCCATTTCTCATGATAAAACTTGTATGAGTTGTACTTTTCTTCCAATTTGTGATGGTGGCTGTAAATACAACTCATTTTTAAAGCAAACTCCGAAAGATTGTTGGAAAGAATTTTTAGAAACATTGTATAGTTCAGATTTAATTGAATTATATGTATTAAATCAAGAAAGGGTGATCGTTCCTTGA
- a CDS encoding ABC transporter ATP-binding protein, which produces MSLVLLKGVSKSFGDQRVLENVSLNISEGEFTVLVGPNGAGKSTLLRIMVGLLLPDEGEVNILGFDVKKHWKKLARYIGVVLANERSLYWKLTAWENLDIFGGIYNVPKKKRIERAEELLNFFGLYDDKDKLVEDYSTGMRKKLLLCKALIHQPKILFIDEILNGLDVNAVIQVNSFLEKSSKDGVTVVMVSHILHNLSEDAKIVLLKNGKIELISRYGDIFASKDVYNQLSELFLQSSEYAENE; this is translated from the coding sequence TTGAGTCTTGTTTTATTGAAAGGTGTTAGTAAATCCTTTGGAGACCAAAGAGTGCTTGAAAATGTAAGTTTGAACATTTCAGAAGGTGAATTCACCGTATTGGTAGGTCCAAACGGCGCTGGTAAGAGTACGCTTTTGCGAATCATGGTAGGTTTACTTTTACCAGATGAAGGTGAAGTGAACATCTTAGGTTTTGACGTAAAAAAGCACTGGAAAAAACTCGCAAGGTATATCGGTGTTGTGCTTGCTAACGAAAGAAGTTTATATTGGAAGCTAACGGCTTGGGAAAACCTTGACATATTCGGTGGAATTTACAATGTTCCAAAAAAGAAGCGAATAGAACGTGCCGAAGAGTTACTTAACTTTTTTGGTTTATACGATGACAAAGATAAGCTCGTTGAAGATTATTCAACTGGAATGCGTAAGAAATTGTTACTTTGTAAAGCTTTAATTCATCAACCAAAGATTCTCTTCATAGATGAGATTTTGAATGGTCTCGATGTTAACGCCGTCATTCAGGTTAATTCTTTTTTAGAAAAGTCGAGCAAAGATGGTGTGACTGTCGTTATGGTAAGTCACATACTGCACAATTTGAGTGAGGATGCAAAGATAGTACTTCTGAAAAATGGAAAAATTGAGCTTATTTCAAGGTACGGTGATATTTTCGCAAGTAAAGATGTTTACAACCAGCTTTCTGAACTCTTTTTGCAATCTTCCGAATATGCTGAAAACGAATGA
- a CDS encoding ABC transporter permease: MLDTLKSVFILAMKDLKVRRKYKFVWINMALTPFFMIAPYVFSAKITTQQDIVNNILIGTLLWYWLNQYFFGVGDGFSEERMEGTLVTIVLSPISTVAFLFSKAIDTFIMNLYITLFTLLFFWLLGIDIYLSFYFFLLLLVSGLYITFFSIFFAGLNLLYKRIGTLNYSIQYGIGLLSGMVNPVSNFPFYIRIASYLLPLTYLIEAGRVILNSNDVTKFFFNLLTVSIISVVYLVVGVAMLKKAEHLIRQKGEWEEW; this comes from the coding sequence GTGCTGGATACTTTAAAAAGTGTGTTTATCTTAGCGATGAAAGACTTGAAAGTGCGTAGGAAGTACAAATTTGTCTGGATAAATATGGCGCTCACTCCATTTTTTATGATTGCACCGTACGTTTTCAGTGCAAAGATAACAACTCAGCAAGATATAGTAAACAACATACTTATTGGTACACTCCTTTGGTATTGGTTGAATCAATACTTTTTCGGTGTTGGTGATGGCTTTTCGGAAGAACGTATGGAAGGAACACTTGTAACAATTGTTTTATCACCGATTTCCACAGTTGCATTTTTATTTTCAAAAGCAATTGATACATTCATTATGAATTTGTACATAACACTTTTCACACTCTTGTTTTTTTGGTTGCTTGGCATAGATATTTATTTATCGTTCTATTTCTTTTTATTGTTACTTGTGAGTGGGCTTTATATTACTTTCTTTTCGATATTTTTTGCTGGTTTGAATCTTCTGTACAAACGCATCGGAACTTTAAATTATTCGATTCAGTACGGAATAGGTCTTCTATCTGGTATGGTAAATCCTGTTAGCAATTTCCCGTTCTATATTCGTATAGCAAGTTACTTACTGCCATTAACGTATTTAATCGAAGCTGGAAGGGTAATCTTAAACTCCAACGATGTTACGAAGTTTTTCTTTAATTTACTTACAGTGAGTATCATTAGTGTAGTGTATCTTGTTGTCGGTGTTGCGATGTTGAAAAAAGCAGAACACTTGATAAGGCAAAAAGGAGAATGGGAAGAATGGTAA
- a CDS encoding ABC transporter permease yields the protein MVRGLYLIKAQFLSAKRYKIDFYGSFFVPLLTIIPLLFLYYLGSKSNIVKFFYGTSNTTNIFGYLALGAAYWNYVEILWGVIFTLRRYMRIGQFEEIFLTPVSGLEYILSWSVFGISRVTIESVPILILALLSNLLTIKPLNLLLFICSFVISIIASFGFVFLFFGLTLLLKDADELVSLVGNAAPLIGGMFFPVTVLPKFLRYVSYVFPFTWGLDLSRHFLMGTKTIFDLKSEFMIFTVISFLYIIAGYLSYVILQHKARQKGVHGF from the coding sequence ATGGTAAGAGGTTTGTACTTGATTAAAGCACAATTTCTTTCGGCTAAAAGGTACAAGATAGATTTTTACGGTTCGTTCTTCGTGCCATTGCTCACAATAATTCCGTTATTATTCTTGTACTATCTTGGTAGTAAATCGAATATCGTAAAGTTTTTCTATGGGACATCGAATACAACGAATATCTTCGGTTACCTTGCGCTTGGTGCTGCCTACTGGAATTACGTTGAAATTCTGTGGGGAGTAATCTTCACATTGAGACGTTACATGAGAATAGGACAATTTGAAGAAATTTTCTTAACACCAGTGAGCGGACTTGAGTACATTCTATCTTGGAGTGTGTTCGGCATTTCAAGAGTAACCATAGAATCTGTACCTATATTAATACTTGCACTTTTGAGCAATTTATTGACAATAAAACCACTAAACTTGTTACTTTTTATATGTTCATTTGTTATTTCCATTATTGCATCGTTCGGATTTGTCTTCCTTTTCTTTGGGTTAACGTTACTTTTAAAGGACGCCGATGAACTGGTAAGCTTGGTAGGAAACGCTGCACCTTTGATAGGTGGGATGTTCTTTCCAGTGACCGTATTACCGAAGTTCTTACGTTACGTTTCGTACGTCTTTCCTTTTACGTGGGGCTTAGATTTATCAAGACATTTTCTGATGGGTACAAAAACGATTTTTGATTTGAAAAGTGAGTTTATGATTTTCACAGTGATATCTTTTCTCTATATTATCGCTGGTTACTTGAGTTACGTTATACTCCAACACAAAGCACGCCAAAAAGGAGTACATGGGTTTTAA
- a CDS encoding LacI family DNA-binding transcriptional regulator yields MANIREVAKLANVSIATVSRVLNGSDKVSPETRKKVLSAMKKLDYKPSFSFKDSTTKLMHTIGVLMPDIRGYHYSDIVMAIEEYAYSKNFDIMLALPKWEIDIEKHVLDQYFRRKVDGIILGELFAGQKMIERFKKSGVPIVVIDFRVDEIDFDVVNVDNVTGGYLAMKYLYDHGHRDILFIPGPELSPAAQDREKGIRKFLDKISKKDEVKVYLGEHRGYNSEHGWVSVTQHLNKYGLNFTAIFAVNDWAALGAIDALKDYGIKVPDEVSIIGFDDAPFAQYTNPRLTTVMQPRWEMGTTAAQLLIERILDKHLRLPRNVILPTKIIERESVKKIM; encoded by the coding sequence GTGGCAAATATCCGTGAAGTGGCTAAACTTGCCAACGTTTCGATAGCCACCGTCTCACGAGTACTCAACGGAAGTGATAAGGTATCTCCTGAAACAAGAAAAAAGGTACTCAGTGCTATGAAAAAGTTAGATTACAAACCTTCGTTCTCTTTTAAAGATAGTACAACTAAATTGATGCATACAATTGGTGTGCTCATGCCTGATATCCGTGGTTACCATTACAGCGATATAGTTATGGCTATAGAAGAGTACGCTTATTCTAAGAATTTCGACATCATGCTTGCTCTTCCAAAATGGGAAATCGATATAGAAAAGCATGTACTTGACCAATATTTCCGCAGGAAAGTCGACGGTATTATACTGGGTGAATTATTCGCAGGTCAAAAGATGATAGAAAGATTCAAAAAAAGTGGTGTACCTATCGTCGTTATAGACTTTCGAGTTGATGAGATCGATTTCGATGTGGTCAACGTGGATAACGTAACCGGTGGTTATCTGGCTATGAAATATCTTTACGACCACGGACACAGAGATATATTGTTTATCCCTGGTCCTGAGTTATCTCCAGCAGCGCAAGACAGGGAAAAAGGTATTCGCAAGTTCCTCGATAAAATATCAAAGAAAGATGAAGTAAAGGTGTACCTTGGTGAACACCGTGGGTACAACTCCGAGCATGGATGGGTTAGTGTAACACAACATCTAAACAAATACGGATTGAACTTCACCGCAATATTTGCCGTAAACGATTGGGCGGCTCTTGGCGCAATAGATGCACTGAAAGATTACGGTATAAAGGTACCTGACGAAGTATCGATAATAGGTTTCGACGATGCACCGTTTGCACAATACACAAACCCGAGATTAACAACTGTGATGCAACCACGCTGGGAGATGGGCACAACCGCAGCACAACTTTTGATAGAACGTATCCTTGACAAACATCTCAGATTACCAAGAAACGTTATATTACCCACAAAAATAATCGAACGAGAATCTGTGAAAAAGATAATGTGA
- a CDS encoding glycoside hydrolase family 16 protein has protein sequence MKVKYFSNILKIASIIVLYLFSSCNISEALGVNVMNISDPKWKLVWSDEFDGKELDKNKWRFDIGNNNGWGNNELQYYTEGKNVKIENGMLIIEARREDVKDGNRTYNYTSSRIKTEGLFSVQYGKVEARIKFPYGKGLWPAFWMLGTNIRYVGWPMCGEIDIVEFLGHDKWTVYGTIHGPGYNGGKAISKSFKADATKDKSFVDEFYVYGIMWNEDEVVWYVNDKIYHRVSRESLEKQEKLWVFDQPFFIILNLAVGGNWPGYPTFETPFPARMYVDYVRVYKLENE, from the coding sequence ATGAAAGTTAAATATTTCTCAAATATTTTGAAAATTGCTTCGATTATCGTTTTGTATCTTTTTTCATCATGCAATATATCGGAGGCGCTCGGCGTGAATGTGATGAATATAAGTGATCCAAAATGGAAATTGGTCTGGTCGGATGAGTTTGATGGTAAGGAGCTTGATAAAAACAAATGGAGATTTGATATAGGAAATAACAACGGATGGGGAAACAACGAACTTCAGTATTACACAGAAGGAAAAAACGTTAAGATAGAAAACGGGATGTTGATAATCGAAGCACGAAGGGAAGATGTCAAAGATGGTAATCGTACTTACAATTACACATCTTCGAGAATAAAAACTGAAGGGTTATTTTCAGTCCAGTATGGTAAAGTGGAAGCGAGGATAAAATTCCCGTATGGAAAAGGACTGTGGCCCGCATTTTGGATGCTTGGTACAAACATCAGATACGTCGGTTGGCCTATGTGCGGTGAGATAGATATCGTTGAATTCTTGGGTCATGATAAATGGACGGTGTACGGTACAATCCACGGACCTGGTTACAACGGTGGTAAAGCCATATCGAAAAGTTTTAAAGCTGATGCCACGAAAGACAAATCCTTCGTTGATGAATTCTATGTTTATGGTATCATGTGGAATGAAGACGAGGTTGTGTGGTACGTTAACGATAAAATCTATCACCGTGTTTCGAGAGAATCTTTAGAGAAACAAGAGAAACTCTGGGTCTTTGATCAACCGTTTTTCATCATACTCAACCTTGCAGTTGGTGGTAACTGGCCCGGATATCCAACGTTCGAAACACCATTCCCAGCAAGGATGTACGTAGATTATGTCCGTGTATACAAGCTTGAAAATGAGTGA
- the istA gene encoding IS21 family transposase codes for MQNLTAHLNMIRAMKMKPNFSELARIYGIDRRTVKKYYEGYEGKPKNRNKPSKLDKYYDEIKSKLAIKGVTVKGVYEYLKSKDETIGTYSNFNKYVKKKGLKPEKKVKGHPRFETDPGEQAQVDWKENIKLVSRNGEEFVINVLDFKLGYSRYCCFEINRTKTQEELIESLIRIFKDIGGVPKEILFDNAAAVVDITGEKIKVNSRFKSFAKDFGFEVKLCKPRHSYTKGKVEAANKFIYWILPYQGEFETEEDLARIIKEINAKVNMQPNQTTQVPPALLFQKEKEYLQPLPDKRLIESYLNSYKSVKVQKDSLIYYKGSKYSVPPEYIGKTVQVKEVENKIYIYYNTNLLRIHVIDEKSINYHDEDYKQLMLMRVGQKEELNKICEENLKKFDNLLKN; via the coding sequence ATGCAGAACTTAACAGCACATTTAAACATGATAAGGGCGATGAAAATGAAACCTAACTTTTCAGAACTTGCAAGAATATATGGGATAGACAGAAGAACAGTAAAAAAGTATTATGAGGGTTATGAAGGAAAACCTAAGAATAGAAATAAACCAAGTAAATTGGACAAATACTATGATGAGATAAAATCAAAGCTTGCTATCAAAGGAGTTACAGTCAAGGGTGTTTATGAGTATTTAAAATCAAAAGATGAGACAATAGGAACATACTCAAATTTCAATAAGTATGTTAAGAAAAAAGGATTAAAGCCAGAGAAGAAAGTAAAAGGTCACCCAAGATTTGAGACAGATCCAGGTGAGCAAGCGCAAGTTGATTGGAAAGAGAATATAAAGCTTGTCTCAAGAAATGGAGAGGAGTTTGTTATTAATGTTCTTGATTTTAAATTAGGTTATTCAAGATATTGCTGCTTTGAGATAAACAGGACAAAAACTCAAGAAGAATTAATAGAAAGTCTAATAAGAATATTCAAAGATATAGGCGGAGTACCTAAAGAGATTTTATTTGACAATGCAGCAGCAGTTGTTGATATAACAGGTGAGAAAATTAAAGTAAATTCAAGATTTAAAAGTTTTGCAAAAGACTTTGGGTTTGAAGTGAAACTGTGCAAACCAAGACATTCGTACACAAAAGGAAAAGTTGAAGCAGCAAACAAGTTTATATATTGGATACTGCCATATCAGGGTGAATTTGAAACAGAAGAGGACTTAGCAAGGATAATAAAAGAGATAAACGCAAAGGTCAATATGCAGCCAAATCAAACAACTCAAGTCCCACCTGCTCTTCTGTTTCAAAAAGAAAAAGAGTATTTACAACCCTTGCCAGACAAAAGGTTAATAGAGAGTTACCTAAATTCCTACAAGTCAGTTAAAGTCCAAAAGGACTCTCTGATTTACTACAAGGGAAGTAAATACTCTGTTCCACCCGAATACATAGGAAAAACAGTCCAAGTAAAGGAGGTGGAAAACAAAATTTATATTTATTATAACACAAACCTGTTAAGGATACATGTTATTGATGAAAAAAGTATCAATTATCACGATGAAGATTACAAACAGCTAATGCTAATGAGAGTTGGTCAAAAAGAAGAGCTTAACAAGATATGTGAGGAGAACCTAAAGAAATTTGATAATCTGTTGAAAAACTAA
- the istB gene encoding IS21-like element ISCbe3 family helper ATPase IstB: protein MSNYVKLLNNLEELGLHNIKNNLDKYLDLVASGEKSMTDALYELSNLEIKAKEERAILGCVRVANFPFIKGIEDFDFSFQPSINKQQIMDLMSLRFLEGNENILFVGTPGVGKTHLATAIGIECAKRRYSTYFIHFQELIAQLKKALLENRLEYRLKHFSKYKVLIIDEIGYLPIDNDGANLFFQLISSRYEKSSTIITTNVVFSEWGEIFGGATIANAILDRLLHHSYVIFIKGPSYRLQSKTVYFSNTNQQN from the coding sequence ATGAGCAACTATGTGAAACTACTTAACAACTTAGAAGAGTTAGGTCTTCACAACATAAAGAATAACCTTGACAAATACTTAGATTTAGTGGCAAGCGGAGAAAAGAGTATGACAGATGCATTATATGAACTTAGTAATTTAGAGATAAAAGCCAAAGAAGAAAGGGCGATATTAGGATGTGTGAGGGTGGCAAATTTCCCATTTATAAAAGGTATAGAAGATTTTGATTTTTCATTTCAGCCAAGTATAAACAAGCAACAGATAATGGACTTAATGAGTTTGAGATTTTTAGAGGGTAATGAAAATATACTATTTGTCGGAACACCAGGGGTAGGGAAAACGCATCTAGCCACAGCAATAGGTATAGAGTGTGCAAAACGAAGGTATTCAACATATTTTATACATTTTCAAGAGTTAATAGCTCAGCTAAAAAAAGCACTGTTAGAGAACAGATTAGAGTACAGACTTAAGCATTTTTCGAAATACAAAGTTTTAATAATAGATGAGATAGGTTATTTGCCTATAGACAATGATGGAGCGAATTTATTTTTCCAGCTGATATCAAGCAGATATGAGAAGAGCAGCACAATAATAACAACTAATGTTGTATTCTCTGAATGGGGAGAGATATTTGGTGGAGCGACGATAGCAAATGCAATTTTGGATAGGCTACTCCATCATTCTTACGTGATTTTCATAAAAGGTCCTTCATACAGATTGCAGTCAAAAACAGTATATTTTAGCAACACAAACCAGCAAAACTAA